The following coding sequences lie in one Arachis ipaensis cultivar K30076 chromosome B05, Araip1.1, whole genome shotgun sequence genomic window:
- the LOC107643784 gene encoding leucoanthocyanidin reductase-like: protein MTVSSATIPSATKARILVIGATGFMGQFVTKASLAFGHPTCLLVRPPHKMHSKAALLKSFQDKGATLIHGVINDKDQMEKILKDNEIEIVISLVGGGNVLDQITLIDAMKSVKTIKRFLPSEFGHDVDRAEPVEPGLTMYKEKRVVRRMVEESGIPFTNICCNSIASWPYYDNCHPSKLPPPIDQFQIYGDGNIKAYFVDGNDIGRLTMKAVDDVRTLNKNVHFRPSMNCYSVNELASLWEKKIGRTIPRVTISEDDLLAAAAANLIPESIVASFTHDIFIKGCQVNFSTDGSNDVEIGTLYPDEKFRCLEDCFEDFVPMIRDKILGGPNDELAKTNNKSLLEAVPITAMG from the exons ATGACTGTGTCGAGCGCCACCATTCCTTCAGCCACCAAGGCTCGGATTCTGGTCATCGGAGCGACCGGCTTTATGGGTCAATTTGTGACAAAGGCGAGTCTTGCCTTCGGACATCCCACTTGTTTGCTGGTTCGGCCTCCCCATAAAATGCACTCCAAGGCTGCCCTTCTCAAATCCTTTCAGGATAAAGGTGCCACACTCATTCAT GGGGTAATAAATGATAAGGATCAAatggagaaaattttgaaagacaaTGAGATAGAGATTGTCATTTCTCTTGTTGGAGGGGGCAATGTTCTGGACCAGATTACTTTAATAGATGCCATGAAATCTGTGAAGACTATCAAG AGGTTTTTGCCATCAGAGTTTGGGCATGACGTGGACAGGGCAGAGCCTGTGGAGCCAGGGCTAACAATGTACAAAGAGAAACGCGTAGTTAGACGCATGGTTGAAGAGAGTGGGATCCCCTTCACCAACATCTGTTGCAATTCCATTGCTTCTTGGCCTTACTATGACAATTGTCATCCTTCTAAGCTCCCTCCTCCCATCGACCAATTTCAAATTTATGGTGATGGCAACATTAAAG CTTACTTTGTTGATGGAAATGATATTGGAAGGTTGACAATGAAAGCAGTTGATGATGTTAGAACACTGAACAAAAACGTTCATTTTAGACCCTCAATGAATTGTTACAGCGTCAACGAGCTTGCTTCTTTATGGGAAAAGAAAATTGGTCGAACAATTCCCAGAGTTACCATCTCAGAAGATGATCTTCTTGCTGCAGCTGCAG CGAACTTGATACCTGAAAGCATTGTAGCCTCATTCACGCATGACATTTTCATCAAGGGTTGCCAAGTTAACTTCAGCACAGATGGCTCAAATGATGTTGAAATTGGAACACTGTACCCTGATGAAAAGTTCCGATGCTTGGAGGATTGCTTTGAGGATTTTGTTCCCATGATCCGTGACAAGATTCTTGGAGGCCCAAATGATGAACTTGCCAAAACCAATAATAAGTCATTGCTAGAAGCTGTGCCAATCACAGCTATGGGCTGA